TGATGAGCTCTCGAGAGGGGATTTAGGAGCGAAGATCAGAATTAGTGAGAAAGAGCATCGAGAGCTTAGCTTTGAGAACACGAGAGTTGACAAATTCTGAGAACGTCACATGATGTCATGCTGAACCTGTTTCAGCATCTCGCTCCAAAGAACCACTGTATGCTGGTGAAAACCAAGTTACCCGTCAACTGTTCACTGACCCCGCCGAGAGGATCAAAACCAGATCCCGAAACAAGTTCGGGATGACAGAATGAGGGGCTTCCACAAGCCGATGTTGGGATAACTTTCTCAGTTGCAGCAAAACCTTGAATTGGTGAGCCAGTTCTGTTCACGAGCCCCAGGCTCGAGACCGAGACCCACTACTAATTCCGTCATCTGAACATGATTCGGAATCTTGCTCCGGGTCTTTTGACTTAACCAAGAACGAAGAACAGATCCTTGTTCTGGAACGAAGAACGGGGTCTTCTCGGCGAACGGAGAACCGCTCAACGGTCAACCAGTTTCTCTTGCTCTTACGAACCCCCAACCACGGTTTCTCCAAAGCCCAGATCTTGAACAGGAGCACTTCAGATGACAAAATAGGTTGGTTCTGATCAGATTGCTTCAATTTGCTTTCTTCTCGGTCTCTTGTTCTTCTTACAACTTGCATCTTGGAACTGATCCTTTGCTCCTGACCAACCCCAACCTGCTACCTCCAACCACTTGCAAATGTTTTGACCAAGAACGAATAACAGATCCTCGCTCTGAAGAACGAGTTCTCCTCTGCGAACGGTGAACCATTCAACGGCAAACCAGCTTCCTCCGTTATTTGTCTTTCCGAACGAAATCGGATTCGGTTTATCTAATATAATAGTGGAGAGACTTGAACCTAGGAGGTACTCTGTGCGGAGACTATTTTTACTCGTTATGATGCTAATCTTGTTTTCTACTAGTTTCGCCGAGGCTCTTGTAAAAAGAGGAACGGAAGAGGAGTTTTCCTACTCTGAGCTTGCTGGAGGTTCTATTACACTGCCGGTCGATACTACGTTCATGTTTATTCCTGGCTTTGAGCTTTCGGAGGGCGATTTCTGGGTTACTTTTGCGATTCAAGACCCGCTTTTCAGATGGGCAAGCGGCGACGAATTGAGTCCGTGCCTAGTAGAAAAGTATGAGCTTTTAAATTCGAACAAGTCTCTTTACATAAAGCTCAGAGAAGATATTTTCTGGTATGACGGAACGCCTATAACCGGCGCGGATATAGAGTATTCGATAAGAGCATGGAAGAGCGCCGAAAATTCTCCGGTCTATGAGGCTCTTAATGACCCACGGTTTGGCTGGGTTTCCGTTGTCGACAGCAAGACTGTGGTTTTCAATTTCAATGATTCATATCCAGAATTCTTGAACTCTTTGAGAACGGGCATACTCGCCAAACACATTTACTCCGACAGACTTGGAATCGAACCGGAGAGTCTGGAAGAGAGCATGAAGATGGATAAACCTCCTATCGAAGCTACTTCGGGGCCCTTCGTACTCGATCCGGCAAGCGTGAAAGGCAACATTATTCTGAAGAGAAGCCCGAACTGGCACGGAGGATCTGGAGACGGTCTCTTTCCGTTAGTATTCGAGAGTTGGCCTGAAAAGAGTCTTCTAGATGAGATAAGGCTTGTGGAAGTGGCGGAGCCTCTGGACAGAATTGAAATGTTCAAAACGGGCGAGCTGCATCTTCTCTTCAGTGAATCGGATCACAACGAGTCTCTTCTTAATGAATCGGCTTCGGGAAAGTTCAAATCAGGAAGCTTCCCTGATGGCACTTATCATATTGTTCTTATGAACCATAGAAACGGCCTGCTGGCAGAAAGGGGAGTTAGGCAGGCGCTCAAGATGTCTATAGATTATGAATCACTTCTTAAAGCCCTCCCCGACTCCATTGGGACTTTCATCCCTGTGGATCCTAGGACGTCCATTTTTAAGACTTTGCAAGCTCAGATAGTGGATCTTCCGTACGATCCGGATAAGGCAAAGACCTTTCTTTCAAATGCAGGTTATCCCGGTAGCATAACTTTGTCGATCAAGGTCTATCATGGAGTTGAGAATACATTACTGGAGGAGCTCCAGAAGAGCTGGGACAAAATAGGTGTGAAGCTCGAAGTGGAAAGGCTCGATTGGGGAAGCCTTCTTCGTGACATAGACGAAGGCGATTACGAGCTGGCCTATCTTCGAGTCGAGGCCTTCGAGTATCCCGAGATAGCCCCATGGACCAATGAGTATGAGCATGATTTGAAGACAGGCTGGGAAGTAGGTTATGTGAATCAGCAGATTTTCAGGATTATGAGAAGGGCAGCCATTGAACCCAACTGGTCAAGTCGTACTCCTTATTATCTCGGATCATACAGGATATGGACGAATGATGTGCCGATTCTAGTTCTTGCCTACGATCTCTCTTACGTTTTTTGGAATAGCCAGCTCAGTGGGCCGGTCCCGGACAGAGGAGAGCTTTACGAGAATCTTGCTGAATGGTATTTGCAGAAATGAAAGGACAACATAAAGGGGGTATTTGAGATGCTCTATCTTGAAATGGAAGCTTTTAGGAGAGCACAGTATACGATCCTTGAGAATGGGAGAGAGCTGGAAAAGAGACTATTCGCCTACTACTTCATGGATGGCCCGGCAAACAACGTTGTTGAGGAGATCGCCGGTTATCAGAATGTCGATGGAGGGTTTGGAAACGCTATAGAACCGGACTTCAGATTGCCAGCTTCTTCTCCAGTGGCAACTACCGTAGCGCTTCAACACCTTATTCATTTCGATGACTTACCACTTGCAAAGGGAGTAATCTCGAAAGCGATTGCTTATCTGGACAACACATATATTTCGGAAAGGGAGGGTTGGTTTGCAGTTCCGAAGACAGTGAATGATTACCCGCACGCTCCCTGGTGGGAATTCGACGAAGAGAAGGGCATGTGTGCGATCGACGCAAACTGGGGAAATCCGACCGCAGAGATCATAGGGTATTTGCAGAGATACAGCGAGTTCACAAGCCTTGATGTGGATAGACTTATCGGTAAAGCGATCGAGTATCTCGAAAGTAAGAGTGAATTCAGTTCCTTTCATGAAATTTTTTGCTTCATGAGACTTTATAATCTGCTTGACAAAAAAATGGCTACCAGACTCAGACCAAAATTGTCTGAGGCTGTTTGCTCCCTGATCAGTAAGGATCAAGAAGAGTGGCGAACAGAGTACGTGGCCAGGCCGCTCGATTTTGTTTCGTCGCCAGACGAGTTCTTCTGTATCGATCGTGAGTTGATTGAAGATAATATAGAGTACTATATCAAAGAACTTCATACCTATGGCAAGATCAAGCCTACTTGGTCCAAGAGCTTCTACGATGGCGAAATGAGCACGGCCTGGGATGAGTGGGTTGCTATAATAACCTTGAGAGTGCTTTTGATCCTCAAATCATTCGGAAGAATAATACTCTAAATAAAATCCTAATGGAGGGATAAAAGTGAAGAATATTATCCTGCAGGAACGGATAATGGCCGTCATCAGAAGCGACAGCGTGGAGAGATGTGTCGAGATTGGAAGAAGCTGTTTCAGGGGAGGCGTGAAGATCCTTGAAATAACCTTCACTGTTCCCGACGCCCCCAAGGCGATTTCAATTCTCTCGAAAGAAATAGAGGGTGCCTACGTTGGAGCTGGAACGGTTATCACAGACGACCAGTTCAGCAAGGCTGTTAAGAGCGGCGCAAAATACGTCGTTAGTCCGCATCTCTCGGAAGAACTTGCAATTCAGTCTAGAGCGCTCGAGACGCTTTACCTTCCTGGCATAATGACTCCTACTGAGTACGTAAAGGCCACAGGGCTCGGCTGTTCTATGGTCAAAGTCTTCCCTGGCGATGTCCTTTCACCATCCTTTGTGAAGTCATTGAGAGGGCCCTTCCCTGAGGCGCTGTGTGTGGTGTCGGGAGGAGTCAATCTCGACAACATAGACACGTGGTTCAAGGCAGGTACCGCCGCCGTCGGCATAGGATCCGATCTGACTAAGGGGACCCCGGAAGAGATAGAGGAGAAGGCGAGACAGTACGTTGCCAAGGTCAAGAGTTTCTTTGGGTAAATCTTTGAGTAATCTCATGTATTCCAGATACTGAATGAATCCCCATGAAGGTCTCTATGAACTCGACTATGGATTTGGGCAGGCCAGGATTCACCATGTTCATGGTTCCAATGGATATTGCGCTGGCGCCTACCATAATGAACTCGACCGCATCTTCTCCTGAGGAGATACCTCCCATTCCAATTAGAGGAAGGTTTATTTCTCTGCTGATTTCATAGATCATTTTTATCGCTATGGGTTTAACCGCAGGTCCTGACATTCCGCCGGATAGGGCGCCTAGTGCAGATCTGAACCTGTCTATGTCAATCTTCATGGCTGGTACAGTATTTATCAGTGATATTGCTGATGCCCCTGCCATTTCCGCACTTCTGGCGAAGGAAGCGTCAATAGCTTGAAAGGGGCTGAGTTTAGCGATCAGCGGGTATTTGCTAGTCTTGCCGCATTCAGATACCACATTGCCGATTCTCTCAGGGCTTGACCCGAAAGAGAGTCCTTCTGAATCGACATTCGGGCAGGAAAGATTCAGTTCAATGGCGGCCGCCCCGTCGATTCCATTAAGTTTGTCAGCTATATCAACAAACTCAGATACTGAATTTCCACTTATACTAACGATCACTGGAATCTCCAGTTTTCCATACCCGTCTTTGTAGTCTTCGATGAAACGAAGAACGCCGGGGTTTTCGAGGCCGATCGAATTTATCATTGAGGAAGGGGCCTCAAGGATTCTCGGCTGAGCATTACCGGTTTTGGGGTTCAAAGTGATCGTCTTTGTTACCACCGCTCCGACATATTCAGATTCCAGAAGGTCAAAATACGGTTTGGACAGTCCAAAGGTCCCCGAAGAAATTATTACGGGAGTAGGTAAAATGCCTATACGTCCAAGATCTGCTCTCAAATTACATTTCATTCCATTCAACCTCTTCCATTTTGAAAACCGGTCCATCTAGACAGACTCGCTTGCTACCGTGTTTTGTATTGATGGTGCAGCCATAACAAACCCCGATGCCGCATGCCATACGCGCTTCAAGAGATACCTCGGCTTCTCTCTTGTAGAGAAAGGGCTCAAGCGCCTTCAACATTCTTGTTGGGCCGCAGCAGTAGAATCTGTCATAGTTTTCAAGATCAATTTCCTTCAACCTATCCACAACGTTTCCGATGATGGGGTAAGGTCCTTTGTCAACTGTGACTAGAACTCTGTTTGATCTCTTCTGAAATCCTTCGATGATTTCTTGAGGGATCTCTTCGGGTTTTGAGAAGCCGAAAATAGTGTCCGTGTTACTGTCTGAATCAAATAGCTTTCGAGAAAGAAGATTCAGTGAAGCAATTCCGCATCCCCCTCCAATCAAAAGCGATCTAGTGTTGCTTGACAAAGTGAATCCATTTCCTAGCGGTCCTATGAGATCAACAATAGATCCGGAATTGAGTTCACTCAACCATTTTGTCCCCTTTCCAACAATCTTTATGAATAGGGATAGGCTTTCACTTGAGACATCGAAGACGGAAAATGGTCTTCTCAAAATCATATCTTCTCCATAACAACCGATTTCAACAAACTGTCCGGGGAGGGTCTGTCGGGAGATATCTCTAGAATTAAGAACCAGTACATGCCCGTCGGAACTAACCCTTTCGTTTCTGATCACTTCGCATTTTTCATTCACAACATTCATACTGGCTCTCCAGTGAAGGGGTAGACTATTTTTCCAGAGGCAATGGTATACTTCACCTTCGCATCTAGTTTCTTCCCCAGGAAGGGAGTATTCTTCCCTTTTGAATACATAGAGGACTCTTCGACAATCCATGATTCATTGGGATCAAAAAGGACGATGTCGGCTCGTTCTCCCTCTTCAAGACAGGCGGGGTTTATTCCCAAGAGATTCGAAGAATTAAATGTGAGAAGCTTAGTCAATGCCTGTAGAGAGAGAAGCCCTTCGCTGACAAGGGCAGTGTACGAGAGCGGAAAAAGTAGTTCTACTCCCGAAAAGCCTCTAGCAGGTACTTCAGATGTTTTTTCTTCTAATGTGTGTGGTGCGTGATCCGAAGCAATAATATCTATCAAACCAGAGACTATTGCCCATCTGATCGCTTTCAAGTCATCAGCTGTTCTTATAGGTGGATAGACCTCATAAAAGCCGTCGGGCAGCCCCTCACTGGTTTCTATGAAGTAATGGGGACACGTTTCTATTGTGAATCTGATGTTCTTTTCTCTTGCTTGTTTGAGAAAATCAATTGAACTGGCTAAGCTGACGTGCTGAAGATGAAGCCTACCACCGATCCCCTCGTTAAGGATGACATCCCTGCAAATGACAGCATGCTCTGTTTTTCGCAAACTTTTGTCAAATTCCGGAATTTCGGGATGTTCGGCTACCAGGACACCTGTTTCTCTTGAAAACCAGAGAACAGCGGCCATGTCGCTATTTCGATCTACGGGAAGACCATCATTGGTGAATACTGTTGCGCCGGCTTCATAAAGCTCTTTCCAGTTATTTCGCCTGCCAGACAGGTTTTGGTTTATTGAACAGGACTGCAGAACTCTTATAACCGTATCCTTTTGAAAGGACCTGACATAATGATAGTTTTCAACTGAGTCCGGACATGGCATAACATTTGGCATGGCACACAGTGAGGTAACAGCGCCGGAGGTCGCTGCCAGGACGCCGCTTTCCACAGTCTCTTTCCACTCATACCCCGGTTGTCTCAAGTGTACGTGGGGATCTACTATTCCAGGTATTGCAACAAGTCCTTTTGCTTCAATGATATCTGCATCACTGCATTCAATTCTTGTATCTATCTTCTTTATCACACCGTCGTCGATCAGAATGTCACAGGTTGTCCTGCTGGATTTTCTCCAATCTACGAGATTTGAGTTTCTAATTAGGAGCATGTGAATCTCCAAAGATCTCTAGCATCGCATTAAGTAGTTTGGAGAATGAAGTTAGATCCATCGCCTCTCTTGGTGAATGACTTACTCCCGTAGGATTTGGCAGCAAGATAAGAGAAGATGGGAAGTACTTCGAAACCTCCGCAATGTCGTGCCAGGCTATGCTATTCATTCTTGTAGAAGAAAGCCCCTTAACTGTCAAACTGTTTTGGAGGTATTCGAGGTAAGCGCTGTCCATTGTCGCCGGATCCATGGTGGAGAGCTCCGACGAAGAGAATTCTATAGCAGCCCCTTCGGATACGCCTCTACAATAATCTGTCAGAGAGCCTTTGAATTCTT
This window of the Mesotoga sp. UBA6090 genome carries:
- a CDS encoding dihydroorotase, which gives rise to MLLIRNSNLVDWRKSSRTTCDILIDDGVIKKIDTRIECSDADIIEAKGLVAIPGIVDPHVHLRQPGYEWKETVESGVLAATSGAVTSLCAMPNVMPCPDSVENYHYVRSFQKDTVIRVLQSCSINQNLSGRRNNWKELYEAGATVFTNDGLPVDRNSDMAAVLWFSRETGVLVAEHPEIPEFDKSLRKTEHAVICRDVILNEGIGGRLHLQHVSLASSIDFLKQAREKNIRFTIETCPHYFIETSEGLPDGFYEVYPPIRTADDLKAIRWAIVSGLIDIIASDHAPHTLEEKTSEVPARGFSGVELLFPLSYTALVSEGLLSLQALTKLLTFNSSNLLGINPACLEEGERADIVLFDPNESWIVEESSMYSKGKNTPFLGKKLDAKVKYTIASGKIVYPFTGEPV
- a CDS encoding bifunctional 4-hydroxy-2-oxoglutarate aldolase/2-dehydro-3-deoxy-phosphogluconate aldolase; the encoded protein is MKNIILQERIMAVIRSDSVERCVEIGRSCFRGGVKILEITFTVPDAPKAISILSKEIEGAYVGAGTVITDDQFSKAVKSGAKYVVSPHLSEELAIQSRALETLYLPGIMTPTEYVKATGLGCSMVKVFPGDVLSPSFVKSLRGPFPEALCVVSGGVNLDNIDTWFKAGTAAVGIGSDLTKGTPEEIEEKARQYVAKVKSFFG
- a CDS encoding dihydroorotate dehydrogenase electron transfer subunit codes for the protein MNVVNEKCEVIRNERVSSDGHVLVLNSRDISRQTLPGQFVEIGCYGEDMILRRPFSVFDVSSESLSLFIKIVGKGTKWLSELNSGSIVDLIGPLGNGFTLSSNTRSLLIGGGCGIASLNLLSRKLFDSDSNTDTIFGFSKPEEIPQEIIEGFQKRSNRVLVTVDKGPYPIIGNVVDRLKEIDLENYDRFYCCGPTRMLKALEPFLYKREAEVSLEARMACGIGVCYGCTINTKHGSKRVCLDGPVFKMEEVEWNEM
- a CDS encoding ABC transporter substrate-binding protein, whose product is MRRLFLLVMMLILFSTSFAEALVKRGTEEEFSYSELAGGSITLPVDTTFMFIPGFELSEGDFWVTFAIQDPLFRWASGDELSPCLVEKYELLNSNKSLYIKLREDIFWYDGTPITGADIEYSIRAWKSAENSPVYEALNDPRFGWVSVVDSKTVVFNFNDSYPEFLNSLRTGILAKHIYSDRLGIEPESLEESMKMDKPPIEATSGPFVLDPASVKGNIILKRSPNWHGGSGDGLFPLVFESWPEKSLLDEIRLVEVAEPLDRIEMFKTGELHLLFSESDHNESLLNESASGKFKSGSFPDGTYHIVLMNHRNGLLAERGVRQALKMSIDYESLLKALPDSIGTFIPVDPRTSIFKTLQAQIVDLPYDPDKAKTFLSNAGYPGSITLSIKVYHGVENTLLEELQKSWDKIGVKLEVERLDWGSLLRDIDEGDYELAYLRVEAFEYPEIAPWTNEYEHDLKTGWEVGYVNQQIFRIMRRAAIEPNWSSRTPYYLGSYRIWTNDVPILVLAYDLSYVFWNSQLSGPVPDRGELYENLAEWYLQK
- a CDS encoding dihydroorotate dehydrogenase → MKCNLRADLGRIGILPTPVIISSGTFGLSKPYFDLLESEYVGAVVTKTITLNPKTGNAQPRILEAPSSMINSIGLENPGVLRFIEDYKDGYGKLEIPVIVSISGNSVSEFVDIADKLNGIDGAAAIELNLSCPNVDSEGLSFGSSPERIGNVVSECGKTSKYPLIAKLSPFQAIDASFARSAEMAGASAISLINTVPAMKIDIDRFRSALGALSGGMSGPAVKPIAIKMIYEISREINLPLIGMGGISSGEDAVEFIMVGASAISIGTMNMVNPGLPKSIVEFIETFMGIHSVSGIHEITQRFTQRNS